In one Mucilaginibacter sp. PAMB04168 genomic region, the following are encoded:
- a CDS encoding cold-shock protein, whose translation MKTGKVKWFNTQKGYGFIITDDGKDLFVHFKDVEGGVNAIKDNDSVEYDVEDGRKGLQAVKVKKI comes from the coding sequence ATGAAAACTGGAAAAGTTAAGTGGTTTAACACTCAAAAAGGCTACGGCTTTATTATTACCGATGATGGAAAGGACTTATTTGTGCATTTTAAAGACGTTGAAGGCGGCGTAAATGCCATTAAAGATAACGACAGTGTGGAATATGATGTTGAGGACGGACGAAAAGGATTGCAGGCCGTAAAAGTTAAAAAGATATAA
- a CDS encoding MFS transporter, with translation MQDLSITKSNKNVIFLVAVAALGYFVDIYDLLLFSIVRLQSLRDIGVAEADIRTKGEFIINMQMFGLLVGGILWGVIGDKFGRIKVLFGSILLYSLANFANGFATDYQTYAIIRLLAGIGLAGELGAGITLVSETMSKEKRGYGTMIVAVVGLLGAAAAATVAKYGWQRAYFIGGGLGLLLLLLRVGTFESGMFKQAEQSDTEKGNFLMLFTNRKRFIKYLCCILIGTPLWFVVGILITQAPEIGKELGAPETLSAGTGVMYTYIGLSVGDMFAGLFAQITKSRRLTMLIFQLMSVVSVVFYLNAHGITEGRFISICLFIGFFIGYWATFVTVASEQFGTNIRATVTTTVPNFVRGFLIPITLSFEFFVKYFTAQGYKNSIIVSSYVMMGIVTAISLLALTQLKESFGKDLNYMEGEEPAGNLNAASEMKA, from the coding sequence ATGCAAGATCTATCCATTACTAAGAGCAATAAAAACGTTATTTTCCTGGTGGCAGTAGCTGCACTTGGTTACTTTGTTGATATTTATGACCTGCTGTTATTTTCGATAGTGCGCTTGCAGAGCCTGCGCGATATTGGCGTTGCTGAGGCAGATATACGAACTAAAGGTGAATTTATCATTAACATGCAAATGTTTGGTTTGCTGGTTGGTGGTATACTTTGGGGCGTAATAGGCGATAAATTTGGCCGCATTAAAGTTTTGTTTGGCTCCATTTTGTTGTACTCATTAGCCAACTTTGCCAATGGCTTTGCTACCGACTACCAAACCTATGCAATCATAAGGCTTTTAGCTGGTATTGGCCTCGCTGGCGAACTAGGTGCTGGCATTACGCTGGTGAGCGAAACAATGAGTAAGGAAAAACGCGGCTACGGAACAATGATTGTGGCAGTTGTGGGATTGTTAGGTGCAGCAGCAGCGGCCACTGTTGCTAAATACGGATGGCAGCGTGCGTACTTTATAGGAGGTGGCTTAGGTTTGTTACTCTTACTGTTGCGGGTGGGTACATTTGAGTCGGGCATGTTTAAGCAGGCCGAGCAGAGTGATACCGAAAAGGGCAACTTTTTAATGCTGTTCACCAACAGGAAACGTTTTATAAAATACCTATGCTGTATACTGATCGGAACGCCGCTATGGTTTGTAGTAGGTATTTTAATCACCCAGGCCCCTGAGATAGGCAAGGAGCTGGGAGCACCTGAAACTTTAAGTGCAGGCACCGGAGTAATGTATACTTATATAGGCTTATCGGTTGGTGATATGTTCGCCGGCTTATTTGCGCAGATTACCAAATCAAGGCGCTTAACAATGCTTATATTTCAGCTCATGTCGGTGGTAAGCGTGGTTTTTTATTTAAATGCACACGGTATTACAGAAGGGCGTTTCATTTCAATCTGCTTATTTATCGGATTCTTTATAGGGTATTGGGCAACATTTGTTACTGTGGCGTCTGAGCAGTTTGGTACCAATATCCGTGCAACGGTAACTACCACCGTTCCGAATTTTGTACGTGGTTTCTTAATTCCGATAACCTTAAGCTTCGAATTTTTTGTAAAGTATTTTACAGCACAGGGGTATAAAAACAGCATTATTGTTAGCTCTTATGTCATGATGGGTATTGTTACCGCAATATCACTATTGGCGCTTACGCAACTTAAAGAAAGCTTTGGCAAGGATTTGAATTACATGGAAGGCGAGGAGCCGGCTGGTAATCTCAACGCCGCTTCTGAAATGAAGGCGTAG